A stretch of Lathyrus oleraceus cultivar Zhongwan6 chromosome 6, CAAS_Psat_ZW6_1.0, whole genome shotgun sequence DNA encodes these proteins:
- the LOC127094695 gene encoding uncharacterized mitochondrial protein AtMg00820-like yields MSAFTSKLSSVEISKSVQVALEILKWREDVLEEMKALEKNKSWSVTSLLDDKKTVGCKWVFIVKYNSDGSIERYKARLVAKGFTQTYGIDYSETFAPVSKLNTVKILLSLAANMD; encoded by the coding sequence ATGTCTGCGTTCACTTCAAAATTGTCTAGTGTAGAAATTTCAAAAAGTGTACAGGTTGCTCTAGAAATTCTAAAATGGAGGGAAGATGTACTTGAGGAGATGAAAGCTCTTGAAAAGAACAAAAGTTGGAGTGTTACGTCACTACTAGATGACAAGAAGACAGTTGGATGCAAATGGGTGTTTATTGTGAAGTATAATTCAGATGGATCAATTGAAAGGTACAAGGCTCGCTTGGTGGCTAAAGGCTTTACTCAGACCTATGGTATAGATTACTcagagacatttgctcctgttTCAAAATTAAACACTGTCAAAATTCTTTTGTCTCTTGCTGCTAACATGGATTAG